In Bacillus carboniphilus, the sequence TGCATGAATCGCTTGGGCACACTTTTCAAAGCTTGAACCGTGGTCTAAATGGATTGCAACAGGAACTGTCACATTGTATTCTTCCATTAAGTTTTTAACCATGCCAACAACGGTTTTAAAACCACCCATATAACGAGCAGCGCCTTCAGAAACACCGCAGATTACAGGTGATTTTTCTTCTTCAGCAGCTTGAAGAATCGCTTGAGTAAATTCAAGGTTATTTAAGTTGAATTGGCCAACTGCATAACCTTCTTCTTTTGCTTTAATAAGCATTTCTTTCATGGATACTAGGGGCATTCTAATTTCCTCCTTATGTAAGAATAAGTATAGCATTCAGCGATAGAAACGTAGTTTGTTTAAAACAGCTATTTCCAATATTAGCTTCTTTCCACACTAAAAATAATATTCCTCCATATGAAAAAAAACAACATTCGTTATCTTAATGTATTTGTAACCTCTGGTAACCTCTACATGGAAGGACACCGAAGTCTATACTACTTCTTTAAATTGCTGTGAATCAGCCCTGAAATTTCACTTTCAAAGTATAACAAAAAGCAGGAGCTTTGACTATTTTAACCTCTCGGATAGAGGTTCTAATCTAAGCTCCTACATGTACAATATGTATAGAATAAATGCTATTTTATATTTACCATTAACTAGATTTCAGCGGTAGATATTTTCGAACCGCTGTACGTATATCATCAATATCAAAAGGCTTTGCAAAATGTGTTAGCGCTCCTAAATCCTTCGCTTCTTGAATCAGGTCTAGCTCCCCATAGGCTGTCATAATAATGACACGGATGTCTTCATCGATTACTTTCATTCTCTTAAGAATCTCAATTCCATCCATACCCGGTATTTTCATATCAAGTAGTACAAGATCAGGGGAATGACTTTTGACGATTTCTAAAGCTTGGACTCCATTAGCAGCTTGGAACGTCTGATACCCTTCTTTATTAAACACTTCATTTAAAAGAATTCTAATCCCAAACTGATCGTCCACAATTAAAATTTTTTCTTTCATCTCTCCACCTCTTCCCGTTTTCGATACTTAAATTGTTACCTGAATAATCTCTCTTCACCTTTTATTCTATTTTGCAGGTTCCAATTCCTTCTACAATTTCCATATTTATAGTATTTTCGAAAAATAATTTCTAGATTTACTATAAATCTTCTCATATATTTTACAATGTTTTTTTATTTTCTTACAATAGTATCCACAGAACCTAAATGAAGTAAGGAGCTTTTTAGACATGAATAAAATATTTACTACGCAGCTGACAGGACTTTTTCAGCGGTTATCTACAGATGATTACGGCTATCAATTTGAAGACGCAGCTAGACTCCTTTCCCAAGCAATAATTGGTGAAGGTTCTATATATTTATATGGGAGTCAGGAACTCTCTGCCGTTCTAGCGGAGGCTTTGAACGGGGTGGAGCCTCTACCTTCTGTAAAAGAATTAACGTTGGATAATGTAAAAGAGATGACGATTGCGGACCGTGCATGGATCTTCACAAGGGAAATTTCTCAGGTAAAAGAACTTACATCCATGTTAGAGGACAACCAAATTCCGTTTGTCGTTGTTGCCAATAAAGAAAAAAATTCAGATGAGACTGTGGGAGATATACTAATTGACCTAAAAGTAAACCGTGGGTTAATTCCAGGGGAGACAGGTGAACGATTTGGTTATCCGACGGGAATGGCATCGTTGTTCATTTATCATCAGATTCACTTTTTGATTAGGGAGATGTTGGAGGAGGAAGAGTAAATTTTTCCGGAGCTGGGTATGTTAGAACCCTGAAAACCGGCATTTTGTAAAATTAACGGAACCTGGGTCCGCTATGTTATTTAAGCGGACAAGAGATCCGTTATTTGCCTAAAAAAGCGCGATTTCAATAATTTGGCGGACAGAGCTTCCGTTATTTGGTTTAAATCGGTGTAAAATGGCTTCAAAATAGTCAATTAGCGGAACCTGTGTCCGGTTGAACCCCTAAAACCGGCATTTTTATAAAAATAGCGGAACCTTAGTCCGGCTAGCGATTTAAGCGGACAGGAGATCCCTTATTTGCCTAAAAAAGCGCGATTTCAATGATTTGGCGGACAGAGCTTCCGCTATTTGGCTAAAATGTATAGAAAATGGACTCAAAAAGGTCGATTAGCGGAACCTGTGTCCGGTTGACCCTCAAAAACCGGCATTTTTATTAAAATAACGGAACGTGGGTCCGGCTAGGAATTGAAGTGGACAGGAGGTTCACTATCTGCCAGCATCTATCCCAAAACAAAAGGAAGTGGAGAGAAAGATTTATCTTTTTCCCCACTTCCTTTATTTTATAGCCTTATTATTATTGCTTCGCTTTAATAGAAGCCTCAACAAAGTTTCTAAATAATGGTTGAGGTCTTGTCGGTCTTGACGTAAATTCAGGATGGAATTGAGATGCCAAGAACCAAGGATGATCCTTTAACTCAATGATCTCTACCAAACGACCGTCTGGGCTTGTACCAGAGAACGTAAAGCCTTTCGCTTCCATCTCTTGACGATATTGATTGTTAAACTCATAACGATGACGATGTCTTTCATAGATTACTTCGTCATTGTACGCTCTCATCGCTTCCGTACCTTCGTTGATTTTACATGGGTATAGACCTAAACGAAGGGTTCCACCTAAGTCTTCTACATCCTTTTGCTCTGGTAGTAAATCAATGACTGGATATGGCGTATCTGGTTGAAGTTCTGAACTATGCGCACCTTCTAAGTTTAATACATTACGTGCATACTCCACACACGCTAACTGCATACCAAGACAAATCCCAAGGAAAGGCACCTTGTTTTCACGTGCATAGCGAATCGCTTCAATTTTACCTTCGACTCCACGGTCTCCGAATCCACCCGGAACGAGAACTCCATCTACATCGTTAAGAAGGCTTTCTACATTACCTGCATCCACATGCTCGGCGTTGATCCATTTCACTTCCACATCTGCATCAAAAGCAAAGCCTGCATGCTTTAACGCTTCAACTACAGAGATGTATGCATCCTGTAGCTCCACATATTTCCCAACCAATCCGATTTTCACTTTGCCCGATAGATTACGCACTTTGTTTACAAGAGCATTCCACTCTACCATGTCCGCTTCTTTACAATCGAGCTTCAAATGTTCACAGACAATCGAATCCAAATGTTGTGCTTGAAGATCTAATGGAACTTCATATAGTGTATCTGCATCGCGAGCTTCTATTACAGCTCTCGTATCGATGTCACAGAATAACGCAATCTTATCCTTCATATCTTGTGAAACTGGCATTTCTGTTCTTACTACGATTACGTTTGGCTGTATTCCTAAGCTACGAAGTTCTTTTACACTATGTTGCGTCGGTTTTGTCTTCATTTCTCCTGCCGCTTTTAAGAAAGGAATGAGTGTACAATGGATATACATCACATTGTCTCGACCCACATCACTTTTTATTTGGCGAATTGCTTCTAAAAATGGAAGGGACTCAATATCTCCTACCGTTCCACCAATTTCTGTGATGACCACATCTGCATTCGTTTCTTTACCCGCTCTAAACACACGGTCTTTAATTTCATTTGTAATATGAGGAATAACCTGTACAGTTCCTCCTAGGTAGTCTCCTCTTCTTTCTTTTTTCAAGACAGAAGAATAAATTTTACCGGTTGTTACGTTACTGAATTTATTAAGGTTAATATCGATAAAACGCTCATAGTGACCTAAGTCTAAGTCTGTTTCCGCACCATCATCGGTTACGAAAACCTCACCATGTTGATATGGACTCATCGTGCCTGGGTCCACGTTGATATACGGATCAAATTTCTGAATCGTTACTTGAAGACCTCTGTTTTTTAGTAGTCTCCCTAGAGATGCTGCTGTAATTCCTTTTCCAAGAGAAGATACAACTCCTCCGGTTACGAAAATATATTTCGTCACGATATAGTCCCCTTCCTTTTATACTTAATTTTTCTTTATTTATTTGCTCACGTAGTAGGGGAAAGGACGGTTCACTTCCTACATTTAAGTAAACAGCTTATAAAAAAAGTTTTTCCTATAGAGTTAAAATAACTCATACTTTTTTATGCTATTGAACCGATTGTTTATCAAACGCTGTTTTCGCATATATTGTTTCTTTGAACAATAGTTGATTCTTTAAACAAAGGTCGTTGATTTCCGTTGCAGGTGCTTGCTTTCCGCGGGCGGTCCGGGAGCCTCCTCGTCGCTTTCGCTCCTGCGGGGTCTCCCTTGTCCCTCTTCTCCCGTCGGAGTCAAGCACCTTCCACTCCAATCAACTGCACTTGAACTATAAAATCCATAAACAATACCCTTTACAAAACAGTCATTTAAAATAAAAAAAAGCCCCACTTACACTTTCATGTAAGGGAGCTTAGTGCACATTTTTAGAACGTCCTTTTTAAGGAGCCCAAAAAGTATTCTACAAGTCCTACATAGGGATGTCAAGATGATTATTTAGAGGTCATCGTCCTCTTCATCTATTTCATCTTCATCTAGTTCTTCATCTTCGTCTAAATACTCATCATCTTCTTCAATGACCTCGTCATCGTCGAAGTCTTCGTCGTCGTCATCGATTTCGTCGAAGTCTTCGTCTTCTTCTTCGTCATCGTCATCATCATCTAATAACTCATCTTCATCATATTCTTCATCTAGATCATCAAAGTCTAGATCTTCTTCATCAATATCATCAAAGTCATCTACGATTTCCTCATCTTCCGTAGCCTTTTTACCCTTTTTCTTCTTCGGACGAATGGTAGGTACTGTTTCCTCTTCTATTTGGTCAATCGGATACCAACCACGTAAACCCCATCTATTTTCACCGATGCAAATAAAACGACCATCAATATTTACATCTGTGTAAAATTGAGATATTCTCTCGCGCACTTGCTCGTCAGAACGTTCTAAAATTGATGCAATCTCAGATACCATGTCACTAAATGCCATTGGCTCCTTTTTTTCTTCCAATAATAGATGAGCCAATTCAATTGCGGACATTTCTTGGAGTTCTTCTTTTGCGTAATTTTTCAGACTCAAGAACACGCACTTCCTTTCCAAGAGATATAAGATCAAATAATAAGACCTAATTTATTATGTAAAAACAAGAGAGCCTGTAAAATGCTCTCAAAATCCATATTTATCATTATAAACAAATTCTAAACCTTTATGCTAGCGCTATTTTGCCTTTGCTCTTTTTTCGTAATCTTGATCAGGTTCCGAATTCTTTTCTTGCGATGCTGCTTGTTTTTCTATTTTCGCTTTTTTTATCTCTTTCCAAGCTAGGTGAAAGAGGTAAAAAGAGAACAAAAAGATAGGGATTGCACCTAAGTGAAATTGATATAGAAAGTGTGTAGCCACAAGAAATAATGCGACAATTATGATTTGTTTAGTCCATTTCCAGATGACCATGTAGCCGTACACTCCTTTCAAAGTATGAAACCGTTCTCTTTACCTTTACTCTACTATAACTTTCGACCTAAAAAAACTATTTGTTTGTAAAATTATTGAGAAGTTTTGTTCTGAGAAAAAAAGGCAAACTTCCCATACATGAAGTTTGCCAATTAGAACAAGATTCTTACATATTTCTTCGGTATTGCCCACCAACCTCATATAATGCTCTTGTAATTTGACCTAGGCTTGCTACCTTTACTGTTTCCATTAACTCAGCAAAGATATTACCACCAGATAATGCTACTTGCTTTAATTTTTCCAAAGCTTCTTCTGCTTCACTTGCATGATTTCCTTGGAATTCTTTGAGGTTGTGAATTTGTAGTTCTTTTTCTTCTTTTGTTGCACGAGCTAATTCCATTGAATCTAACTCTTCTTCTGAAGGAGGATTAGGATTCAAGTATGTGTTTACGCCAATAATCGGAAGTTCACCAGAGTGTTTCTTCATTTCGTAGTACATGGATTCCTCTTGGATTTTTCCTCTTTGGTACTGGGATTCCATAGCT encodes:
- a CDS encoding response regulator — translated: MKEKILIVDDQFGIRILLNEVFNKEGYQTFQAANGVQALEIVKSHSPDLVLLDMKIPGMDGIEILKRMKVIDEDIRVIIMTAYGELDLIQEAKDLGALTHFAKPFDIDDIRTAVRKYLPLKSS
- a CDS encoding DUF2529 family protein; the protein is MNKIFTTQLTGLFQRLSTDDYGYQFEDAARLLSQAIIGEGSIYLYGSQELSAVLAEALNGVEPLPSVKELTLDNVKEMTIADRAWIFTREISQVKELTSMLEDNQIPFVVVANKEKNSDETVGDILIDLKVNRGLIPGETGERFGYPTGMASLFIYHQIHFLIREMLEEEE
- a CDS encoding CTP synthase, with the protein product MTKYIFVTGGVVSSLGKGITAASLGRLLKNRGLQVTIQKFDPYINVDPGTMSPYQHGEVFVTDDGAETDLDLGHYERFIDINLNKFSNVTTGKIYSSVLKKERRGDYLGGTVQVIPHITNEIKDRVFRAGKETNADVVITEIGGTVGDIESLPFLEAIRQIKSDVGRDNVMYIHCTLIPFLKAAGEMKTKPTQHSVKELRSLGIQPNVIVVRTEMPVSQDMKDKIALFCDIDTRAVIEARDADTLYEVPLDLQAQHLDSIVCEHLKLDCKEADMVEWNALVNKVRNLSGKVKIGLVGKYVELQDAYISVVEALKHAGFAFDADVEVKWINAEHVDAGNVESLLNDVDGVLVPGGFGDRGVEGKIEAIRYARENKVPFLGICLGMQLACVEYARNVLNLEGAHSSELQPDTPYPVIDLLPEQKDVEDLGGTLRLGLYPCKINEGTEAMRAYNDEVIYERHRHRYEFNNQYRQEMEAKGFTFSGTSPDGRLVEIIELKDHPWFLASQFHPEFTSRPTRPQPLFRNFVEASIKAKQ
- the rpoE gene encoding DNA-directed RNA polymerase subunit delta, producing MSLKNYAKEELQEMSAIELAHLLLEEKKEPMAFSDMVSEIASILERSDEQVRERISQFYTDVNIDGRFICIGENRWGLRGWYPIDQIEEETVPTIRPKKKKGKKATEDEEIVDDFDDIDEEDLDFDDLDEEYDEDELLDDDDDDEEEDEDFDEIDDDDEDFDDDEVIEEDDEYLDEDEELDEDEIDEEDDDL